From Megalobrama amblycephala isolate DHTTF-2021 linkage group LG8, ASM1881202v1, whole genome shotgun sequence, the proteins below share one genomic window:
- the tns2b gene encoding tensin-2 isoform X6, producing the protein MGCVFSKQWWAKQRNSQPSDPPKTRDLTEDAEILSLREVTVPCEVISDPPPFPNQLNILPSRDSMDSVMEKLMGSQYDFDLTYITERIISVLYLSDLEEQHYSANLKEVAAMLKSKHQDKFLLINLSEKRHDICRLNPKVEEFAWPDLHAPPLDKICAVCKTMENWLNSDPHNVVVLHCKGNKGKTGVIVAAYMHYSKISAGADQALSTVAMRKFCEDKISSSLQPSQNRYIYYFAGLLSGAIKMNSSPLFLHQIHIPALHNYQSGGGYSPFLKIYQSLQLVYSSGKYDIQSPNSKMLCVNIEPALLLKGDILVKCYHRLSDVCKRECVFRVQFHTCSVHGSQLAFGKGELDHACTDDRFPADATVELLFSSGPQRRGGDVQGNEPGVSVDHGTTDPVVRWDSYENFNLHHEDSVEDICHTRGPLDGSLYAQVKKRRAQGSSPSRCPTSIKASTHLPSHSSPTPPTPTHLSIQPPSHNKDASRSSAPPESLSPLPREKREKDEDRERHRETAILDDGDCSPLRPDRSSVQSCYGRPYSHTHSFCGPDLTSPNALTQTLHPKHHTLPCSRTGPLPVRDLCVSQPDLLWERGRCLHHPYPETIRHLYSFPPQGANPHSPLSLSQSSHSHTLPVQTRAFFTGEACPLFHCSALPQGHAHIPPSLSPNQSLLSSPYRELRYSTTSPTSCSCRDCSHLREDVALHSLRGRELEALPWSREAEFGIRRELPIHWRDGRVESHWEGVQEAEYWRRKIAMSPVTLSYGHCHAIPKQDQAVYVTDTQPEHITPLSPYPSPQSSGYHSPHPPCPCSPQPLRESPGYASISHSPNSSPIAVTPSPKRANHNSASAEKSQHDRSIKVLDGDKSHIEDFSHPTQDSRPLEAREPIKSKAPEGETFPGSLITVSGAEEKTKKMPIIDSTSNTAVISNPPSSKGVESVQVQTHNPRPLSNCVSESVQDKGERPGSCYTSTSTSTSPQPPLCSSERSSTSEFSSFNINAERQSLTPLTDCNEESSNSDLTTSSPDPDGYVTPSFPIASYCYPLLTVPHVPYTGYTAITIPASLPQPPLPEKQRSPPIQNVSNSTGTSSVKSTGKPSVLPAQFHVSFSSSTSELPTSSHKVTPSSGVEEPENRLSSKFVQDSSKYWYKPGISRDQAIAVLKDKEPGCFLIRDSNSFQGAYGLALKVTTPPAHASNHGEMGNPQEQLVRHFLIESGAKGVKIKGCQNETYFGSLSALVYQHSITPVSLPCVLRIPDRDLVGELQELQSGTNTSTAADLLKQGAACNVLYLNSVETESLTGPQAVSKATKCTLTQEPRPSPTVVHFKVSTQGITLTDNQRRLFFRRHYPIHSVTFSSVDPLDQRWIDADNTSCKVFGFVARRSGGLGNLCHLFAELDPEQPATAIVNFINKVMLGPQQLRK; encoded by the exons CCTCCATTTCCAAACCAGCTGAACATCCTTCCCAG TAGAGACAGCATGGATAGTGTTATGGAGAAGTTGATGGGCAGTCAATATGATTTCGATCTGACCTACATCACTGAGCGTATCATCTCTGTCCTCTACCTGTCTGACCTGGAAGAACAGCATTACAGCGCTAACCTTAAAGAAGTGGCGGCCATGTTGAAATCTAAACATCAAGACAAGTTCTTG CTTATAAATCTGTCAGAGAAACGCCATGACATCTGCAGGCTAAATCCAAAG GTTGAGGAGTTTGCGTGGCCCGATTTACATGCCCCGCCCCTCGATAAAATATGCGCTGTGTGCAAGACCATGGAGAACTGGCTTAACTCTGACCCCCACAACGTGGTTGTACTTCACTGCAAG GGAAACAAAGGAAAAACAGGGGTGATTGTGGCAGCTTACATGCACTATAGCAAAATATCAGCTGG GGCAGATCAGGCTCTCTCGACAGTTGCTATGAGGAAATTTTGTGAGGATAAAATCTCTTCCTCTCTCCAACCATCTCAGAACAG gtatatatattattttgccGGTCTTCTCTCGGGTGCAATAAAGATGAACAGCTCACCACTGTTCCTGCACCAGATTCATATTCCAGCTTTGCATAACTACCAGTCTGGAGGAG GTTACTCTCCCTTTCTGAAGATCTATCAGTCATTGCAGCTGGTCTATTCTTCAGGCAAATA TGATATTCAGAGCCCTAACAGTAAGATGCTGTGTGTGAATATTGAACCAGCTCTACTGCTGAAGGGAGACATCCTG GTGAAATGTTATCACCGTCTCTCAGATGTGTGTAAGAGAGAATGTGTGTTCAGAGTCCAGTTTCACACCTGTAGTGTTCATGGATCTCAGCTTGCTTTTGGCAAAGGGGAACTTGACCATGCTTGCACAG acGACCGTTTCCCTGCAGATGCCACAGTGGAGTTGCTATTTTCTTCTGGCCCACAAAGGAGAG GTGGAGATGTGCAGGGAAATGAGCCGGGAGTATCTGTGGATCATGGCACCACAGATCCTGTTGTGCGCTGGGACTCGTATGAGAACTTTAACCTTCACCATGAGGATAGTGTTGAGG ATATCTGTCACACACGTGGGCCTTTAGATGGTAGCCTGTATGCTCAAGTGAAGAAGCGTCGAGCACAAGGCTCCAGTCCCAGCAGATGCCCGACCTCCATCAAAGCCTCCACACACTTACCCAGCCATTCCTCACCTACTCCTCCTACTCCTACTCATCTCTCCATCCAGCCTCCCTCACACAACAAAGACGCAAGTCGTTCCTCTGCACCACCTGAATCCCTCTCTCCACTTCCaagagaaaaaagagagaaggACGAAGACAGGGAAAGACACAGAGAAACCGCTATACTTGACGATGGTGACTGCTCTCCCCTGAGACCAGATCGGTCTTCCGTTCAGTCTTGTTACGGTCGCCCGTATTCCCACACTCATTCATTTTGTGGCCCAGACCTGACTAGCCCGAATGCGCTTACACAGACGCTCCACCCCAAACACCACACACTTCCCTGCAGCCGCACCGGCCCACTGCCAGTCCGAGACCTGTGTGTATCCCAGCCGGATCTTTTATGGGAGAGAGGGCGCTGTCTGCACCATCCCTACCCAGAAACCATCAGACACCTATACTCATTTCCCCCTCAAGGAGCCAACCCTCATTCGCCACTTTCCCTCTCACAGTCGTCCCATTCCCACACACTTCCTGTTCAGACACGCGCATTCTTCACAGGGGAGGCATGTCCTCTGTTTCATTGCTCCGCCCTCCCTCAGGGCCATGCCCACATCCCTCCTTCTCTGTCTCCTAATCAGTCACTGCTCTCCAGTCCATACAGAGAGTTACGTTACAGCACAACATCGCCAACATCGTGCTCCTGCAGGGATTGTTCTCACTTACGAGAGGACGTTGCCCTCCACTCTTTACGTGGCAGAGAATTAGAAGCTCTACCTTGGTCTAGAGAGGCGGAGTTTGGGATTAGGCGGGAGCTGCCTATCCACTGGAGGGATGGAAGAGTGGAGTCTCATTGGGAGGGAGTTCAAGAGGCTGAATACTGGCGGCGCAAAATAGCAATGTCACCAGTAACATTATCATATGGACATTGCCACGCTATCCCAAAACAAGATCAAGCGGTATATGTCACAGACACCCAACCCGAACATATTACCCCACTCAGTCCATATCCCAGCCCTCAAAGCAGTGGCTACCACAGTCCGCATCCACCTTGTCCCTGCTCTCCACAACCACTCAGAGAGAGTCCTGGTTACGCCTCCATCAGTCATTCCccaaactcctcccccattgctGTCACACCATCTCCAAAACGAGCCAATCACAACAGTGCCTCAGCTGAAAAGAGTCAGCATG aTAGGAGTATTAAGGTCTTAGATGGTGATAAAAGTCACATTGAGGACTTTTCTCATCCTACCCAGGACAG TAGACCATTGGAGGCAAGAGAACCAATAAAAAGCAAAGCCCCAGAGGGTGAAACTTTCCCTGGGTCTCTGATCACAGTCAGTGGAGCAGAGGAAAAGACGAAGAAAATGCCCATAATAGATTCTACATCTAACACCGCTGTCATTAGTAACCCACCATCATCCAAGGGTGTGGAGTCAGTGCAGGTACAAACGCACAACCCCAGACCTCTCAGTAACTGTGTCTCAGAATCGGTGCAGGATAAAGGGGAGCGCCCCGGCTCATGCTACACCTCAACATCAACCTCAACAAGTCCTCAACCACCTCTTTGCTCTTCAGAGAGAAGCTCCACTTCTGAATTCTCTTCATTTAACATAAATGCTGAAAGGCAAAGCCTGACACCCTTGACCGACTGCAATGAGGAAAGCAGCAACAGTGACCTGACAACATCATCCCCTGACCCTGATGGCTACGTCACACCCTCATTCCCTATAGCGTCATACTGCTACCCTCTTCTGACAGTGCCTCATGTACCATACACAGGCTACACAGCAATTACCATCCCGGCCTCCTTACCCCAACCTCCTCTTCCTGAAAAACAACGTTCACCCCCCATTCAGAACGTGTCTAATAGCACTGGCACTTCCTCTGTAAAATCAACTGGAAAACCTTCTGTTTTACCTGCCCAGTTCCATGTGTCCTTCTCCTCTTCCACCAGTGAATTACCCACATCTAGTCACAAAGTAACCCCCTCTAGTGGTGTGGAGGAGCCAGAGAACCGCCTCAGCTCCAAGTTTGTTCAAGACAGCTCCAAGTACTGGTACAAACCTGGCATTTCCAGAGACCAGG CTATTGCAGTATTAAAAGATAAGGAGCCTGGCTGCTTCCTCATTAGGGATAGTAATTCATTCCAAGGCGCATACGGATTGGCCCTCAAAGTCACCACACCTCCAGCCCACGCTAGTAACCATGGTGAGATGGGCAACCCACAGGAGCAGCTAGTTAGGCACTTCCTGATTGAGAGTGGCGCTAAAGGTGTGAAGATCAAAGGCTGTCAAAATGAAACATATTTCG GCTCCCTGTCTGCTTTGGTGTATCAGCACTCCATTACTCCTGTGTCTCTTCCATGTGTACTACGGATCCCAGATAGAG ACCTTGTTGGTGAATTGCAGGAGTTGCAAAGTGGAACTAATACCAGCACAGCTGCAGACCTACTGAAACAGGGGGCAG CTTGTAATGTTCTCTACCTAAACTCAGTGGAAACGGAATCTCTGACTGGCCCGCAAGCCGTCTCCAAGGCAACCAAGTGCACTTTGACCCAGGAGCCTCGTCCTTCACCAACAGTCGTCCACTTCAAAGTGTCCACACAGGGCATCACCCTCACTGATAATCAGCGCAG actCTTTTTCAGGCGACATTACCCTATTCATAGTGTGACTTTCAGCAGTGTGGATCCACTGGATCAAAG GTGGATTGATGCTGATAACACTTCCTGCAA GGTGTTTGGATTTGTTGCACGTCGCAGTGGTGGTTTGGGAAACTTGTGTCACCTGTTTGCAGAGCTAGACCCAGAGCAGCCAGCCACGGCCATTGTGAACTTCATCAATAAAGTCATGCTGGGACCTCAACAGCTGCGAAAATGA